In Tessaracoccus flavus, the following are encoded in one genomic region:
- the wecC gene encoding UDP-N-acetyl-D-mannosamine dehydrogenase — translation MSQPDVCVVGLGYIGLPTAAIFAHKGLRVHGVDVSPRTVDAINAGKVPFVEPDLGGYVQRAVAAGKLTASGDPVPAKAFIIAVPTPFKDGHEADLSYIESATRAVAPHLSGNELLILESTSPPGATEFMASIVAEERPELADADLKFAHCPERVLPGRVMVELVINDRIVGGLTPEAAQVAAELYRVFCEGEILLTDAKTAEMAKLVENSFRDVNIAFANELSVIADEHGIDVWELIELANHHPRVNILQPGPGVGGHCIAVDPWFIVSSTPTLSNLIRTAREVNDAKPDFVMDKVKAAIDGVDSPKIAALGLAFKPNIDDLRESPALAITERLSAELPGAQILAVEPHVDELPAKLAGHPNVSLVATEAAVREADVVLVLVDHTAFKSLDRSLLEGKTLIDTRGLYR, via the coding sequence GTGTCCCAACCCGACGTCTGCGTAGTCGGCCTCGGCTACATCGGCCTGCCAACCGCCGCGATCTTCGCGCACAAGGGCCTGCGGGTCCACGGCGTGGACGTGAGTCCACGCACCGTCGACGCGATCAACGCGGGCAAGGTGCCGTTCGTCGAGCCCGATCTGGGTGGCTACGTCCAGCGCGCCGTCGCGGCCGGCAAGCTGACCGCCTCCGGCGATCCGGTGCCGGCCAAGGCCTTCATCATCGCCGTGCCGACGCCGTTCAAGGACGGGCACGAGGCCGATCTGTCCTACATCGAGTCGGCAACGCGGGCAGTGGCGCCGCACCTGAGCGGTAACGAGCTGCTGATCCTCGAATCCACCTCGCCGCCCGGGGCCACCGAGTTCATGGCCTCGATCGTGGCCGAGGAGCGCCCCGAACTGGCCGACGCGGACCTCAAGTTCGCCCACTGCCCCGAGCGGGTGCTCCCCGGCCGCGTGATGGTCGAGCTCGTCATCAACGACCGCATCGTCGGCGGGCTGACGCCGGAGGCCGCACAGGTTGCCGCGGAGCTCTACCGCGTGTTCTGCGAGGGCGAGATCCTCCTCACCGACGCGAAGACCGCCGAGATGGCAAAGCTCGTGGAGAACTCGTTCCGCGACGTCAACATCGCCTTCGCCAACGAGCTGTCGGTCATCGCCGACGAGCACGGCATCGACGTCTGGGAGCTCATCGAGCTGGCCAACCACCACCCGCGCGTCAACATCCTGCAGCCCGGCCCCGGCGTCGGCGGCCACTGCATCGCCGTCGACCCCTGGTTCATCGTCTCCTCCACCCCGACGCTCTCGAACCTCATCCGCACCGCCCGCGAGGTCAACGACGCCAAGCCGGACTTCGTCATGGACAAGGTGAAGGCCGCCATCGACGGCGTCGACTCGCCGAAGATCGCGGCGCTCGGCCTGGCGTTCAAGCCGAACATCGACGACCTGCGCGAGTCGCCCGCGCTCGCCATCACGGAGCGGCTGAGCGCAGAGCTGCCAGGGGCCCAGATCCTGGCGGTCGAGCCCCACGTCGACGAGCTTCCGGCCAAGCTCGCAGGACACCCCAACGTGTCGTTGGTAGCCACGGAGGCAGCGGTGCGCGAGGCGGACGTCGTGCTCGTCCTCGTGGACCACACCGCCTTCAAGAGCCTCGACCGCTCGCTCCTCGAGGGCAAGACTCTCATCGACACCCGCGGCCTCTACCGCTGA
- a CDS encoding glycine C-acetyltransferase, whose protein sequence is MRDELASLREQGLYKEEAALTTPQSARIGVVDGREVLNLCANNYLGLADSPVLIEAAKKALDEWGFGMASVRFICGTQTLHQRLEAALTQFLHPGADGWDTILYSSCFDANGGLFEVLFSEGDAIISDELNHASIIDGVRLSKAARYRYRNRDMADLEAQLIAAKDARFKIVVTDGVFSMDGYVAPLDEICDLAEKHGALVMVDDSHAVGFVGATGAGTPERFGVQDRVDIVTGTLGKALGGASGGYTCARAEVVEMLRQRSRPYLFSNSLAPSIAAAALATLDLLKESSELRDQLNANTAYFREQMVARGFEIPESDHAIVPVMIGDAVMAAKMADEILARGVYVRAFSYPVVPKGKARIRTQMSAALTREDLDTAIRAFEDARAALD, encoded by the coding sequence CTGCGCGACGAGCTCGCGTCCCTCCGCGAGCAGGGCCTCTACAAGGAGGAAGCGGCGCTCACGACCCCTCAATCCGCGCGGATCGGCGTGGTGGACGGCCGCGAGGTGCTCAACCTGTGCGCCAACAACTACCTCGGGCTGGCCGACTCCCCCGTGCTCATCGAGGCCGCGAAGAAGGCGCTCGACGAATGGGGCTTCGGCATGGCATCGGTGCGGTTCATCTGCGGCACCCAGACGCTGCACCAGCGGCTGGAGGCCGCGCTCACCCAGTTCCTGCACCCCGGCGCCGACGGCTGGGACACGATCCTCTACAGCTCCTGCTTCGACGCAAACGGCGGCCTGTTCGAGGTGCTCTTCTCAGAGGGCGACGCGATCATCTCCGACGAGCTCAACCACGCGTCGATCATCGACGGCGTCCGCCTCAGCAAGGCCGCCCGGTACCGGTACCGCAACCGCGACATGGCTGACCTGGAGGCGCAGCTCATCGCGGCGAAGGACGCGCGCTTCAAGATTGTCGTCACCGACGGGGTGTTCTCGATGGACGGCTACGTCGCCCCGCTCGACGAGATCTGCGATCTGGCCGAGAAGCACGGCGCTCTGGTCATGGTGGACGACTCGCACGCCGTCGGCTTCGTCGGCGCCACCGGTGCCGGCACTCCGGAACGGTTCGGCGTCCAAGACCGGGTGGACATCGTGACGGGCACGCTCGGCAAGGCCCTGGGTGGCGCCTCGGGTGGCTACACCTGCGCCCGCGCGGAGGTGGTGGAGATGCTGCGCCAGCGGTCCCGACCGTACCTGTTCAGCAACTCCCTGGCGCCGTCGATCGCGGCCGCCGCGCTGGCGACGCTGGACCTGCTCAAGGAGAGCTCCGAGCTGCGCGACCAGCTGAACGCCAACACCGCCTACTTCCGAGAGCAGATGGTGGCCCGCGGCTTCGAGATCCCCGAATCCGATCACGCGATCGTGCCGGTCATGATCGGCGACGCCGTCATGGCGGCGAAGATGGCCGATGAGATCCTCGCCCGCGGCGTCTACGTGCGGGCGTTCAGCTACCCGGTCGTCCCGAAGGGCAAGGCGAGGATCCGCACGCAGATGTCGGCCGCGCTGACCCGCGAGGACCTGGACACGGCCATCCGCGCCTTCGAGGACGCCCGCGCGGCCCTCGACTGA
- a CDS encoding acyltransferase, with protein sequence MVRIQDSADVSPDAVIGEGSSIWHLAQVREGAVLGENCIVGRGAYVGTGVKMGDNCKLQNYALVYEPAELEDGVFVGPAVVFTNDHFPRSIDPDGKLKRGDDWEPVGVTCKKGSSIGARAVCVAPVTIGSWAMVAAGAVVTKDVPDFALVAGVPAKRIRWVGRAGVPLERGDAEGLWVCPQTGAQYQEQDETLVEVTQ encoded by the coding sequence ATGGTTCGCATCCAGGACAGCGCCGACGTTTCTCCCGACGCAGTTATCGGCGAAGGCTCCTCCATCTGGCATCTGGCTCAGGTGCGCGAAGGGGCAGTGCTCGGCGAGAACTGCATTGTCGGACGAGGCGCGTACGTCGGCACCGGCGTGAAGATGGGCGACAACTGCAAGCTGCAGAACTACGCACTCGTGTACGAACCCGCTGAGTTGGAGGACGGCGTCTTCGTCGGCCCCGCCGTCGTGTTCACCAACGACCACTTCCCCCGCTCGATCGACCCCGACGGGAAGCTCAAGCGCGGCGACGACTGGGAGCCCGTCGGCGTGACCTGCAAGAAGGGCTCGTCGATCGGTGCCCGCGCGGTGTGCGTGGCGCCCGTGACGATCGGCAGCTGGGCCATGGTTGCGGCCGGCGCGGTCGTGACCAAGGATGTCCCCGATTTCGCGCTGGTGGCGGGCGTTCCCGCCAAGCGCATCCGCTGGGTGGGCCGCGCTGGCGTGCCGCTCGAGCGGGGCGACGCCGAGGGGCTGTGGGTGTGCCCGCAGACCGGCGCGCAGTACCAGGAACAAGACGAAACCCTCGTGGAGGTAACACAGTGA
- a CDS encoding Gfo/Idh/MocA family protein — MANLRAGLIGLGSMGRHHARNLRSIDGVDLVAVADPGGDPHGVAGSLEVLPDVEALIAQGVDYVVVATPTVYHEAIGLALADAGVHALIEKPLAADTGAARRLAEAFASKGLVGATGHIERYNPSLQSLRKRLEAGDLGDLYQITTRRQGPFPARIADVGVVKDLASHDVDLTAWVTQRKFELVAARTMSKAGRQYEDMVSATCQLEGGLMSNHLVNWLTPTKERLTVVTGEKGMFVADTLTADLTFYANGQVATTWDDIAQFRGVSEGDVTRFAISKPEPLRTEHEAFRDAVLGKDADIVTLEQGARVVEVCEAMIQSAKTGQFISVS, encoded by the coding sequence GTGGCGAACCTCCGTGCCGGCCTCATCGGCCTGGGCAGCATGGGCCGCCACCATGCCCGTAACCTGCGTTCCATCGACGGCGTCGACCTGGTGGCCGTCGCCGATCCCGGCGGCGACCCGCACGGCGTCGCGGGCTCGCTCGAGGTCCTCCCCGATGTCGAGGCGCTGATCGCCCAGGGCGTCGACTACGTCGTCGTGGCCACCCCGACGGTCTACCACGAGGCCATCGGTCTCGCGTTGGCCGACGCCGGCGTGCATGCGCTGATCGAGAAGCCACTGGCCGCCGATACCGGTGCTGCCCGCCGTCTCGCTGAGGCATTCGCGTCGAAGGGGCTGGTGGGTGCCACGGGCCACATCGAGCGCTACAACCCGTCGCTGCAGAGTCTGCGCAAGCGCCTCGAGGCCGGCGATCTGGGTGATCTCTACCAGATCACCACCCGCCGTCAGGGCCCGTTCCCTGCGCGCATCGCCGACGTCGGCGTGGTCAAGGACCTCGCCAGCCACGACGTCGACCTCACCGCGTGGGTGACCCAGCGCAAGTTTGAACTGGTGGCCGCCCGCACGATGAGCAAGGCCGGCCGCCAGTACGAGGACATGGTGTCGGCGACCTGCCAGCTCGAAGGTGGCCTGATGAGTAACCACCTCGTCAACTGGCTGACGCCCACCAAGGAGCGGCTCACGGTCGTGACGGGCGAGAAGGGCATGTTCGTCGCGGACACGCTGACGGCCGACCTGACGTTCTACGCCAACGGCCAGGTTGCCACCACCTGGGACGACATCGCGCAGTTCCGCGGCGTCTCCGAGGGCGACGTCACCCGGTTCGCCATCTCGAAGCCGGAGCCGCTGCGCACCGAGCACGAGGCGTTCCGCGACGCGGTGCTGGGCAAGGACGCGGACATCGTCACTCTGGAGCAGGGCGCCCGCGTCGTCGAGGTCTGCGAGGCGATGATCCAGTCGGCCAAGACGGGCCAGTTCATCTCGGTCAGCTGA
- a CDS encoding nucleotide sugar dehydrogenase — MKIVVVALGKIGLPLAVQFADAGHDVVGTDVNSALVETINAGKEPFPGEAQLQEKLSRLVPAGKLRASTDTTAAVREADAVVVVVPLMVDSDGAPDFRWMDDATRAIAAGLKPGTLVSYETTLPVGTTRNRWKPMLEEGSGLTEGDDFHLVFSPERVLTGRVFADLRKYPKLIGALTEQGAARATAFYQAVLTFDERRDLVRPNGVWDLGSAEAAEMAKLAETTYRDVNIGLANEFARFASENGIDVYQVIEASNSQPYSHIHRPGIAVGGHCIPVYPKLYLWTDPHASIVRTARASNAAMPAYAVELADQAARGLTGKRVAVLGASYRGGVKETALSGVFPVVAALFERGAHVGVHDPLYTDEELARLGFSPYHLGEEVDVVILHTDHAAYRELSSSDFPGARVVVDGRRSLDPDRFTDVNLVVLGKGK; from the coding sequence TTGAAGATCGTCGTCGTCGCCCTAGGGAAGATCGGCCTGCCGCTGGCCGTCCAGTTCGCCGACGCCGGCCACGACGTGGTGGGCACCGACGTCAACAGCGCGCTCGTCGAGACGATCAATGCGGGCAAGGAGCCGTTCCCGGGAGAAGCCCAGCTCCAGGAGAAGCTCTCCCGCCTCGTCCCGGCCGGCAAGCTCCGCGCGTCGACCGATACCACCGCCGCCGTTCGCGAAGCCGACGCCGTCGTCGTCGTGGTGCCGCTGATGGTCGACTCGGACGGCGCCCCCGACTTCCGCTGGATGGACGACGCCACCCGCGCCATCGCGGCCGGGCTGAAGCCGGGCACTCTGGTCAGCTACGAGACGACGCTGCCGGTCGGCACCACCCGCAACCGGTGGAAGCCCATGCTGGAGGAGGGGTCCGGGCTCACGGAGGGCGACGACTTCCACCTCGTGTTCTCGCCCGAGCGTGTGCTCACCGGTCGGGTGTTCGCCGATCTGCGCAAGTACCCCAAGCTCATCGGGGCGCTGACCGAGCAGGGCGCCGCCAGGGCCACGGCGTTCTACCAGGCGGTGCTCACGTTCGACGAGCGGCGCGACCTCGTCCGCCCCAACGGCGTGTGGGACCTGGGGTCGGCGGAGGCGGCCGAGATGGCGAAGCTCGCCGAGACCACGTACCGCGACGTCAATATCGGCCTGGCCAACGAGTTCGCCCGCTTCGCCAGCGAGAACGGCATCGACGTCTATCAGGTGATCGAGGCGTCCAACTCCCAGCCCTACAGCCACATCCACCGCCCTGGCATCGCGGTCGGCGGCCACTGCATCCCCGTCTACCCCAAGTTGTATCTCTGGACCGACCCTCACGCCAGCATCGTGCGCACCGCCCGGGCGTCGAACGCGGCGATGCCGGCCTACGCCGTCGAACTGGCGGACCAGGCGGCGCGCGGGCTGACCGGCAAGCGCGTCGCGGTCCTGGGCGCCTCCTACCGGGGAGGCGTGAAGGAGACCGCGCTCTCGGGAGTGTTCCCCGTCGTCGCGGCGCTGTTCGAGCGCGGCGCCCACGTCGGAGTTCACGACCCCCTCTACACCGACGAGGAGCTCGCCCGGCTCGGGTTCAGCCCCTACCATCTGGGCGAGGAGGTGGACGTGGTCATCCTCCACACCGACCACGCCGCCTACCGTGAGCTGTCCTCGTCGGACTTCCCGGGCGCGAGGGTCGTCGTCGACGGCCGCCGCTCGCTGGACCCCGATCGCTTCACCGACGTGAACCTTGTCGTCCTTGGAAAGGGAAAATGA
- a CDS encoding glycosyltransferase, whose product MTVKAPRIVLFRHAPVDFDSRIKRVARTLQRGGFEPIIISVEPADGESGEFLLGGDIRVIRVPLKVAPAAPKPAAQVAADADKLRRQRKVYAQRVSGLDARSAKSAIKWGLTSGRLASMRGNRFAKALLRRANSAKVALVERNHPFNSLDLAANHPQAYNITHTLTDLLVSLEPDVLHAHNPVALPAAYEAMVRLKARGKTVKLSYDVREDFAGLPDKEIGSRNAFDAVLEMEKRFMPFADYVWTVTESHAELLKKKYNLPVLPDTFVNMSVFQPMVGDITVREAAGLSEDTPLLVYAGIMSWARGMETLIEAMSMVDEAVHLAIVSVPNPHPMKPKLEALAEEFGVLDRIHFVDPVSQAHLSYYLSGADIAVHPLPGGSPNHDRTLPNKLFEYMHAELPLVSSDAKTMAKFVVDNGMGEVFRSEDPVDLARAISLELRNPVSQEHMHALAEKFSWQANEPRIIEAYSRLTGFPGTLADGEFGTTEVTPA is encoded by the coding sequence ATGACTGTGAAGGCCCCCCGCATCGTCTTGTTCCGGCACGCGCCGGTCGACTTCGACTCCCGCATCAAGCGCGTTGCCCGGACGCTGCAACGCGGCGGCTTCGAGCCGATCATCATCTCCGTTGAGCCGGCCGACGGCGAGTCGGGCGAGTTCCTGCTCGGCGGGGACATCCGCGTGATCCGCGTGCCGCTCAAGGTGGCACCCGCGGCGCCGAAGCCGGCGGCGCAGGTGGCCGCCGACGCGGACAAGCTCCGCCGCCAGCGCAAGGTCTACGCCCAGCGTGTCAGTGGCCTGGACGCCAGGTCGGCCAAGTCGGCCATCAAGTGGGGCCTGACGTCGGGACGTCTGGCCTCGATGCGGGGCAACAGGTTCGCCAAGGCTCTGCTCCGCCGCGCCAACAGCGCGAAGGTGGCGCTGGTGGAGCGGAACCATCCGTTCAACAGCCTCGATCTGGCCGCGAACCACCCCCAGGCCTACAACATCACCCACACCCTGACGGACCTGCTCGTCTCGCTTGAGCCCGACGTGCTGCACGCCCACAACCCGGTCGCACTGCCTGCTGCGTACGAGGCGATGGTGCGGCTGAAGGCACGGGGCAAAACGGTCAAGCTCAGCTACGACGTCCGCGAGGACTTCGCCGGGCTGCCCGACAAGGAGATCGGGTCCCGCAACGCCTTCGACGCGGTGCTGGAGATGGAGAAGCGGTTCATGCCCTTCGCCGACTACGTCTGGACGGTCACCGAATCGCACGCCGAGCTGCTCAAGAAAAAGTACAACCTGCCCGTCCTACCCGACACGTTCGTCAACATGAGCGTCTTCCAGCCCATGGTGGGCGACATTACGGTTCGTGAGGCGGCCGGGTTGTCCGAGGACACCCCGCTGCTCGTCTACGCCGGCATCATGAGCTGGGCCCGCGGCATGGAGACGCTCATCGAAGCGATGAGCATGGTCGACGAGGCGGTGCATCTGGCCATCGTGTCGGTCCCGAACCCGCACCCGATGAAGCCCAAGCTGGAGGCGCTGGCCGAGGAGTTCGGGGTCCTCGATCGGATCCACTTCGTCGACCCTGTGTCGCAAGCTCACCTCAGCTACTACCTCAGCGGGGCCGACATCGCCGTGCACCCGCTTCCCGGCGGGTCTCCGAATCACGACCGGACGCTGCCGAACAAGCTCTTCGAATACATGCACGCCGAGCTGCCCCTGGTGTCGTCCGACGCCAAGACCATGGCGAAGTTCGTCGTCGACAACGGCATGGGTGAGGTCTTCCGCTCCGAGGACCCCGTCGACCTGGCCCGCGCGATCTCCCTGGAGTTGCGCAACCCAGTGAGCCAGGAGCACATGCACGCGCTGGCAGAGAAGTTCAGCTGGCAGGCGAACGAGCCGAGGATCATCGAGGCGTACTCCCGCCTGACCGGCTTCCCCGGCACCCTGGCCGACGGCGAGTTCGGCACGACGGAGGTCACCCCCGCCTGA
- a CDS encoding TIGR03557 family F420-dependent LLM class oxidoreductase, whose translation MTWAPSARTSSTPKPTSSRGTSLSTPIPGPHAWSVLGAVAHATERVELMTYVTCPTMRYHPAVVAQKAATLQLLADGRFTLGLGSGENLNEHVTGEGWPTVDTRQHMLAEAIEIIRLLHTGELVDHHGDHFDVASARIWDLPEDGVEIAVAVGGEKAVDELAPLADHMVATEPSADLLKAWDGTKGAPKIGTKARAIGQIPICWDPDEDTAIQRAHEQFRWFAGGWAVNADLPTTAGFDGATQFVRPADVADQMVCGHDLDKVVEAVRPYWEAGFTDIALVQIGGDTQEAFLAEVAEPLLEKLRKAAG comes from the coding sequence GTGACCTGGGCGCCATCCGCACGTACCTCATCAACACCCAAGCCGACTTCATCGCGCGGTACCTCACTGAGCACCCCGATTCCCGGCCCGCACGCCTGGTCGGTGCTGGGCGCGGTGGCCCACGCCACCGAGCGGGTCGAGCTGATGACCTACGTGACCTGCCCGACGATGCGCTACCACCCGGCCGTCGTCGCGCAGAAGGCAGCCACCCTCCAGCTGCTCGCGGACGGCCGCTTCACCCTCGGGCTGGGCAGCGGGGAGAACCTCAACGAGCACGTGACCGGCGAGGGCTGGCCCACCGTCGACACCCGTCAGCACATGCTCGCCGAGGCCATCGAGATCATCCGGCTGCTGCATACCGGTGAGCTCGTCGACCACCACGGCGACCATTTCGACGTCGCCTCCGCCCGGATCTGGGACCTGCCCGAGGACGGCGTCGAGATCGCGGTCGCCGTCGGCGGGGAGAAGGCCGTGGACGAGCTCGCGCCGCTGGCCGACCACATGGTCGCCACCGAGCCGAGCGCCGACCTGCTGAAGGCCTGGGACGGCACCAAGGGCGCCCCGAAGATCGGCACGAAGGCCCGCGCGATCGGGCAGATCCCGATCTGCTGGGACCCCGACGAGGACACCGCGATCCAGCGGGCCCACGAGCAATTCCGCTGGTTCGCCGGCGGGTGGGCCGTCAACGCCGACCTGCCGACCACGGCCGGCTTCGACGGTGCGACCCAGTTCGTCCGGCCGGCGGACGTCGCCGACCAGATGGTCTGCGGCCACGACCTCGACAAGGTCGTCGAGGCCGTCAGGCCCTACTGGGAGGCCGGCTTCACCGACATCGCACTCGTCCAGATCGGTGGCGACACCCAGGAGGCGTTCCTCGCCGAGGTCGCCGAGCCGCTGCTCGAGAAGCTCCGCAAGGCGGCCGGCTGA
- the tdh gene encoding L-threonine 3-dehydrogenase, which yields MKALVKTGPGPGLDLIDVPEPVVGPNEVLIKVQRTGICGTDVHIERWDGWAERTVATPRIVGHEFCGTIVELGSSVTDLEVGQFVSGEGHYVCGRCRACLAGKRHLCGNTRGIGYHVDGAFAEYFAMPAGNVWVHQPGLDPDVAAIFDPFGNAVHTALQFPALAEDVLVTGAGPIGIMAALVAQFQGARHVVVSDISDERLELARGLGLQHTVNPGRDSLSELYRRIDMKEGFDIGLEMSGSPAALTSMIDHMVHGGRIALLGTPTREVPLDLAKVIFSMLTLQGVTGRQIFETWYAMSSLLSSGLDISGVITHRFDHTDFAEAFAVAADGRSGKVILNWE from the coding sequence ATGAAGGCGCTGGTGAAGACCGGTCCCGGGCCCGGCCTGGACCTGATCGACGTGCCGGAGCCCGTCGTCGGCCCGAACGAGGTGCTGATCAAAGTCCAGCGCACGGGCATCTGTGGCACCGACGTGCACATCGAGCGCTGGGACGGCTGGGCCGAGCGGACGGTCGCGACGCCGCGGATCGTCGGGCACGAATTCTGCGGCACGATCGTCGAGCTCGGCTCATCGGTGACCGACCTCGAGGTCGGCCAGTTCGTCTCCGGTGAGGGCCACTACGTCTGCGGTCGCTGCCGCGCGTGCCTCGCCGGCAAGCGCCATCTGTGCGGCAACACTCGAGGGATCGGGTACCACGTCGACGGGGCATTCGCCGAGTACTTCGCGATGCCCGCGGGCAACGTCTGGGTCCACCAGCCGGGGCTCGACCCCGACGTCGCCGCCATCTTCGACCCGTTCGGCAACGCCGTCCACACCGCGCTGCAGTTCCCCGCGCTGGCCGAGGACGTGCTCGTCACGGGCGCCGGACCGATCGGCATCATGGCCGCGCTCGTCGCGCAGTTCCAAGGCGCGCGTCACGTCGTCGTCTCCGACATTTCCGACGAGAGGCTGGAACTGGCGCGCGGTCTCGGACTCCAACACACCGTCAACCCCGGCCGCGATTCCCTGAGCGAGCTCTACCGACGCATCGACATGAAGGAGGGCTTCGACATCGGGCTCGAGATGTCGGGTTCCCCCGCGGCGCTGACGTCGATGATCGATCACATGGTCCACGGCGGGCGCATCGCCCTGCTCGGCACCCCCACCCGGGAGGTTCCGTTGGATCTGGCGAAGGTCATCTTCAGCATGCTGACGCTGCAGGGCGTCACCGGACGCCAGATCTTCGAGACGTGGTACGCCATGAGTTCGCTGCTCAGCTCCGGTCTGGACATCTCCGGGGTCATCACCCACCGCTTCGACCACACCGATTTCGCCGAAGCCTTCGCCGTGGCCGCCGATGGGCGCTCCGGCAAGGTCATTCTGAACTGGGAGTAG
- a CDS encoding helix-turn-helix transcriptional regulator yields MVPGKRAGEAQEINLRMRGARAAKGLTQADLAKLVGASRQTISLIEAGAHNPTLRLCIDIARALDTDLNTLFWEESEN; encoded by the coding sequence ATGGTACCCGGGAAGCGAGCAGGGGAAGCGCAGGAGATCAACCTGCGCATGCGAGGGGCTCGCGCCGCGAAGGGCCTGACCCAGGCCGACCTGGCCAAGCTGGTCGGTGCGTCACGGCAGACGATCAGCCTGATCGAGGCGGGCGCCCACAACCCCACCCTGCGCCTGTGCATCGACATCGCCCGCGCGCTGGACACCGACCTCAACACCCTCTTCTGGGAAGAAAGCGAGAACTGA
- a CDS encoding DegT/DnrJ/EryC1/StrS family aminotransferase translates to MTEFIPPAKPIIGDEEREAVDRVLRSGMIAQGPEVAAFEQEFSEHFGLGRACVAVNSGTSGLHLGLLSSGIGAGDEVIVPSFTFAATANSVALTGATPVFADIALDDFTLDPESVEASITERTKAIMPVHLYGHPAKMDALQAIAEKHGLMLFEDAAQAHGAALNGTPVGAFGTFAMFSLYPTKNMTSGEGGMVSAANDEVERNLRLYRNQGMLQQYHNEVVGLNNRMTDIHAAIGRVQLTKVGAWTKQRQDNAAFLTANLDGVVPPSVADGAVHVYHQYTVRVEGDRDGMAKALKEEYNVGSGMFYPVPNHRLKPFMADVQLDNTEQAARECLSLPVHPSLSQGDLERIVEAVNAVAKAGA, encoded by the coding sequence GTGACCGAATTCATCCCCCCGGCGAAGCCGATCATCGGCGACGAGGAGCGTGAAGCCGTCGATCGCGTGCTGCGCTCCGGCATGATCGCCCAGGGCCCCGAGGTGGCCGCGTTCGAACAGGAGTTCTCCGAGCACTTCGGGCTGGGGCGCGCCTGCGTGGCAGTCAACTCCGGCACCTCCGGCCTCCATCTCGGTCTGCTGAGCTCCGGCATCGGGGCGGGCGACGAGGTCATCGTGCCGTCTTTCACGTTCGCCGCCACCGCGAACTCGGTAGCGCTCACCGGCGCCACCCCCGTGTTCGCCGACATCGCGCTGGACGACTTCACGCTCGATCCCGAGTCGGTCGAGGCCTCCATCACGGAGCGCACCAAGGCCATAATGCCGGTGCACCTCTACGGACACCCGGCGAAGATGGACGCGCTCCAGGCCATCGCGGAGAAGCACGGCCTCATGCTGTTCGAGGATGCCGCACAGGCCCACGGGGCCGCGCTCAACGGCACCCCCGTCGGCGCGTTCGGCACCTTCGCGATGTTCTCGCTCTACCCCACCAAGAACATGACCTCCGGCGAGGGTGGCATGGTGTCGGCCGCGAACGACGAGGTCGAGCGCAACCTGCGGCTCTACCGCAACCAGGGAATGCTGCAGCAGTACCACAACGAGGTCGTCGGGCTGAACAACCGGATGACCGACATCCACGCCGCGATCGGCCGCGTCCAGCTCACCAAGGTGGGCGCCTGGACGAAGCAGCGCCAGGACAACGCTGCGTTCCTGACTGCGAACCTCGACGGCGTCGTGCCCCCGTCGGTCGCCGATGGCGCGGTGCACGTCTACCACCAGTACACGGTGCGCGTTGAGGGCGACCGCGACGGCATGGCCAAGGCGCTGAAGGAGGAGTACAACGTCGGGTCCGGCATGTTCTACCCCGTGCCCAACCACCGCCTCAAGCCGTTCATGGCAGACGTCCAGCTCGACAACACCGAACAGGCCGCCCGCGAGTGCCTGTCGCTGCCTGTGCACCCGTCGCTGAGCCAGGGCGACCTGGAGCGCATCGTCGAGGCCGTCAACGCCGTCGCGAAGGCTGGTGCGTGA